From Halobacterium sp. R2-5, the proteins below share one genomic window:
- a CDS encoding aldehyde ferredoxin oxidoreductase C-terminal domain-containing protein, with translation MVGDHVLRVRLGDGAVSREEIRREWRERYVGGKGLAARYLLADTDAGVDPLGPGNVLAFAVGPLTGRAPGEPRFAVVTKSPLTDAFLDSYAGGDFAARLAGSLDDCLLVLIEGERDEPGVLVVEDGTAHIEDAPELAGMDAAETAAEYPDSAVACVGPAGEHGVRFATVATDGGDHHAGRGGAGAVMGAKGLKAVVARGDPPETPPELADAAEEFADAEVGRWQAASETLESVDFADEVGALPTRGWQSGTFDGADDVGIEAVREASVGRERPDEAVPGGFRVPDGDGETVPRGAASISLGAGLGIGDFDAVAELGGLCDRLGVDVISAGSAVAFAARASERGDLDRNVDFGDPEGARRLIREVATRETDLGDALADGVVAAADRLGFEQLIPAVKAMELPTYDPRAAPAMALAYATSDRGACHRRARPIEDAAVAAESWSDADRVRAVVDEQNSRSARWCLVADDFAGEAAPERGARWLRAAGVDATAESLAVLGERVWNLTRLFNVREGHDRRADALPEAMTVPLPDGPAEGAAVDRERFEGMLDAYYDARGWNGDGIPTEETLQRLDLTEATQ, from the coding sequence ATGGTTGGGGACCACGTGTTGCGCGTGCGGCTCGGCGACGGCGCCGTGTCGCGCGAGGAGATACGCCGAGAGTGGCGCGAGCGCTACGTCGGCGGGAAGGGGCTGGCCGCGCGCTACCTCCTCGCGGACACCGACGCGGGCGTCGACCCGCTCGGCCCCGGGAACGTGCTCGCGTTCGCGGTCGGACCCCTGACGGGGCGCGCGCCCGGCGAGCCCCGGTTCGCGGTCGTGACGAAGTCCCCGCTCACGGACGCCTTCCTGGACTCGTACGCCGGCGGCGACTTCGCCGCGCGGCTCGCGGGCAGCCTCGACGACTGCCTGCTCGTGCTAATCGAAGGCGAGCGCGACGAGCCGGGCGTGCTCGTCGTGGAGGACGGCACCGCACACATCGAGGACGCGCCGGAGCTCGCCGGCATGGACGCAGCCGAAACCGCCGCGGAGTACCCCGACTCCGCTGTCGCGTGCGTCGGTCCCGCGGGCGAGCACGGCGTCCGGTTCGCGACGGTGGCGACGGACGGCGGCGACCACCACGCGGGCCGCGGCGGCGCCGGCGCCGTGATGGGCGCGAAGGGCCTGAAGGCCGTCGTCGCGCGCGGCGACCCGCCCGAGACGCCCCCGGAGCTGGCCGACGCCGCCGAGGAGTTCGCGGACGCCGAGGTCGGCCGCTGGCAGGCCGCCAGCGAGACCCTGGAGTCCGTCGACTTCGCTGACGAGGTCGGCGCGCTCCCCACGCGGGGCTGGCAGTCCGGCACGTTCGACGGCGCCGACGACGTCGGCATCGAGGCCGTCCGCGAGGCGAGCGTCGGCCGGGAGCGTCCCGACGAGGCCGTTCCGGGCGGGTTCCGCGTGCCGGACGGCGACGGCGAGACGGTGCCGCGGGGCGCGGCGTCCATCTCGCTGGGCGCCGGCCTCGGCATCGGCGACTTCGACGCGGTGGCGGAACTCGGCGGGCTCTGCGACCGGCTCGGCGTGGACGTCATCAGCGCCGGGAGCGCGGTCGCGTTCGCGGCGCGGGCGAGCGAGCGCGGCGACCTCGACAGGAACGTCGACTTCGGCGACCCCGAGGGCGCGCGCCGGCTCATTCGCGAGGTCGCGACCCGCGAGACGGACCTCGGTGACGCGCTCGCAGACGGCGTCGTCGCGGCCGCCGACCGCCTCGGGTTCGAGCAGCTCATCCCCGCGGTGAAGGCGATGGAGCTGCCGACGTACGACCCGCGGGCGGCCCCCGCGATGGCGCTCGCGTACGCGACCAGCGATCGCGGCGCGTGCCACCGCCGGGCCCGTCCCATCGAGGACGCCGCGGTCGCCGCGGAGTCCTGGAGCGACGCAGACCGCGTGCGCGCGGTGGTCGACGAGCAGAACAGCCGGAGCGCGCGGTGGTGCCTGGTCGCCGACGACTTCGCCGGCGAGGCGGCGCCCGAGCGGGGCGCGCGCTGGCTGCGCGCCGCGGGCGTGGACGCGACCGCGGAGTCGCTGGCCGTACTCGGCGAGCGCGTCTGGAACCTCACGCGGCTGTTCAACGTCCGCGAGGGCCACGACCGGCGCGCGGACGCGCTCCCGGAGGCGATGACGGTGCCGCTGCCGGACGGCCCAGCGGAGGGCGCGGCCGTCGACCGGGAGCGCTTCGAGGGGATGCTGGACGCGTACTACGACGCCCGCGGCTGGAACGGCGACGGGATTCCGACCGAGGAGACCCTGCAGCGACTGGACCTGACGGAGGCTACACAGTGA
- a CDS encoding molybdenum cofactor guanylyltransferase: MRSAVVLAGGRSTRYGDGDKALADLAGTPMLRRVADRLADATDELVVNCRDDQREAHRAALDGYPNPVRVAEDPEPDEGPMAGIAAGLREARGEYALVVACDMPFVDPAVVDLLFDRAAGRDAAVPEMDDGWYQTTQAVYRADAMAAACEDALERGDRKILAPLESLDWAAVPEPDVAAAGDLDSFENLNTREAIGDAAERFTRE, from the coding sequence GTGCGCTCTGCAGTCGTGCTCGCGGGCGGCCGCTCGACCCGCTACGGCGACGGCGACAAGGCGCTGGCGGACCTCGCCGGCACGCCGATGCTCCGCCGGGTCGCCGACCGCCTCGCCGACGCCACCGACGAGCTCGTGGTGAATTGCCGGGACGACCAGCGCGAGGCCCACCGCGCTGCCCTCGACGGCTACCCGAACCCCGTCCGGGTCGCAGAGGACCCGGAGCCCGACGAGGGTCCGATGGCGGGCATCGCCGCCGGGCTCCGCGAAGCCCGCGGCGAGTACGCGCTCGTCGTCGCCTGCGACATGCCGTTCGTCGACCCCGCGGTCGTCGACCTGCTGTTCGACCGCGCCGCCGGTCGGGACGCCGCCGTCCCCGAGATGGACGACGGCTGGTACCAGACGACGCAGGCGGTCTACCGCGCGGACGCGATGGCCGCCGCCTGCGAAGACGCCCTCGAACGCGGCGACCGGAAGATCCTCGCGCCGCTCGAATCGCTGGACTGGGCCGCCGTTCCCGAGCCCGACGTGGCGGCGGCCGGCGACCTCGACTCCTTCGAGAATCTCAACACCCGCGAGGCCATCGGGGACGCGGCTGAGCGGTTCACCCGGGAGTAG
- a CDS encoding hydrogenase iron-sulfur subunit, translated as MNVGAFVCGCGGSVDLDLEGVREGVRDVDVVASGSKLCTEGLPKVRHVVEEYDLDHLIVTAESDNCKQRYRTVLDDAGLHPEAISFVNHRERGAWVHDEADATDLVARKINAAYAGLREEAPPRSVSREAGDDVVVVGDPAAAEALADTADVTLLADGEDFADADHDLRDVTLARGRVTDVDGVYGEFELQVEAGVTEDCIDCMECVKQGPDEYVTSKPVDVLPGAPNGDWVDCCPTDAIHPEERTIEADQVVYPDASRETRGGRMGFYTGPVDAATVAAVEDLLGGIEKPQFLDVEMDVCAAGGSSQQGCTACSDACPHGAVSRPTVDSVEFDEVACEGCGACTSACPTGAVRAREPSNERIAREVESLLVENDDSGLLSSSDGIETGVVAFVCDERASRALDEYGRYARQHGGIEYPPLLPVEVPCADTVGEAHVLHALAAGADGVAIVGCGGECLHSGPDPKAELVKRLNRATNDLGLGHRTAFFAPEPGEPEAFVEDVSRFVELGLDPSPVPTGHEAEGVADPTTANPEYNTHDWALESVRAILPHVDARDVIRGLESFGRVEVNEDCTFTPTCSNLCPTDALRREEAGLEFNHERCVNCGLCEEGCVEDAIYVDGGLEVDLLPEHNDGDAWTTVADGEMRECRNCGKPFTSEASAQKISEEVGDVVAGIAPDADVFEYCGDCRAKLVYDR; from the coding sequence ATGAACGTCGGGGCGTTCGTCTGTGGCTGCGGCGGGTCGGTCGACCTCGACCTCGAGGGCGTCCGAGAGGGCGTCCGGGACGTCGACGTCGTCGCCAGCGGCTCGAAGCTCTGCACGGAGGGCTTGCCGAAGGTGCGACACGTCGTCGAGGAGTACGACCTCGACCACCTGATAGTCACGGCCGAGAGCGACAACTGCAAGCAACGGTACCGGACGGTGCTCGACGACGCCGGCCTCCACCCGGAGGCGATTTCGTTCGTGAACCACCGCGAGCGCGGCGCGTGGGTCCACGACGAGGCGGACGCGACCGACCTCGTGGCCCGGAAGATCAACGCCGCCTACGCGGGGCTCCGCGAGGAGGCGCCGCCGCGCAGCGTCTCCCGCGAAGCGGGCGACGACGTGGTCGTCGTCGGCGACCCGGCGGCCGCCGAAGCGCTCGCGGACACCGCGGACGTCACGCTGCTCGCGGACGGAGAGGACTTCGCGGACGCCGACCACGACCTCCGGGACGTCACACTCGCTCGTGGCCGCGTCACGGACGTCGACGGCGTCTACGGCGAGTTCGAACTCCAGGTGGAGGCCGGCGTCACCGAGGACTGCATCGACTGCATGGAGTGCGTCAAGCAGGGCCCCGACGAGTACGTCACGAGCAAGCCCGTCGACGTGCTTCCGGGCGCACCGAACGGCGACTGGGTGGACTGCTGTCCCACGGACGCCATCCACCCCGAGGAGCGCACCATCGAAGCGGACCAGGTGGTCTACCCGGACGCCTCCCGGGAGACCCGCGGCGGCCGAATGGGATTCTACACGGGCCCCGTCGACGCCGCCACGGTCGCGGCGGTCGAGGACCTGCTCGGCGGCATCGAGAAGCCGCAGTTCCTCGACGTGGAGATGGACGTCTGTGCGGCCGGCGGGTCGAGCCAGCAAGGCTGCACGGCGTGCTCTGACGCGTGCCCGCACGGCGCCGTCTCCCGCCCGACCGTCGACAGCGTGGAGTTCGACGAGGTGGCCTGCGAGGGCTGCGGCGCGTGTACGAGCGCGTGCCCGACGGGTGCGGTCCGAGCCCGCGAGCCGTCGAACGAGCGCATCGCCCGCGAGGTCGAGTCGCTGCTCGTCGAGAACGACGACTCCGGCCTGCTGTCCTCGTCGGACGGCATCGAGACCGGCGTCGTCGCGTTCGTCTGCGACGAGCGCGCGTCCCGGGCGCTCGACGAGTACGGCCGGTACGCCCGCCAGCACGGCGGCATCGAGTACCCGCCGCTGCTCCCCGTCGAGGTGCCCTGCGCGGACACCGTCGGCGAAGCCCACGTCCTGCACGCGCTCGCCGCGGGCGCCGACGGCGTCGCCATCGTCGGCTGTGGCGGCGAGTGTCTGCACTCCGGCCCGGACCCGAAGGCCGAACTCGTGAAGCGCCTGAACCGCGCGACCAACGACCTCGGGCTCGGCCACCGCACCGCGTTCTTCGCGCCCGAGCCCGGCGAGCCGGAGGCGTTCGTCGAGGACGTCAGCCGGTTCGTCGAGCTCGGCCTCGACCCGTCGCCCGTGCCGACCGGCCACGAGGCCGAGGGCGTCGCGGACCCGACGACCGCAAACCCCGAGTACAACACCCACGACTGGGCGCTGGAGAGCGTGCGGGCTATCCTCCCGCACGTCGACGCCCGGGACGTTATCCGCGGCCTAGAGTCGTTCGGCCGCGTCGAGGTCAACGAGGACTGCACGTTCACGCCGACGTGCTCGAACCTCTGCCCGACGGACGCCCTCCGCCGCGAGGAAGCCGGTCTGGAGTTCAACCACGAGCGCTGCGTGAACTGCGGGCTCTGCGAGGAGGGCTGCGTCGAGGACGCCATCTACGTCGACGGCGGCCTCGAAGTCGACCTGCTCCCCGAGCACAACGACGGCGACGCGTGGACGACCGTCGCTGACGGCGAGATGCGGGAGTGCCGCAACTGCGGGAAGCCGTTCACCAGCGAGGCCTCGGCACAGAAGATCAGCGAAGAAGTCGGGGACGTCGTCGCGGGCATCGCGCCCGACGCCGACGTCTTCGAGTACTGCGGCGACTGCCGCGCGAAACTCGTCTACGACAGATAA
- the yqeC gene encoding selenium cofactor biosynthesis protein YqeC, protein MDLVDAVDAEGVVCAVGAGGKKSLLYALAGRVERAAVTATVRIPIFDEHVSRVVVTDDPATVVRETAEWPVGVVPEREREDRYRGYEPAEIASLADAGADAVLVKADGARTRRVKAPGDHEPQIPGCADVVVPIASVRSVGEPLDEGVAHRPERVAAITGRSVGDEIRAEDVATVLAHSDGGMKGIPEGATVIPLVNMADDAALVETAEEIAAGVHERADVPKVVVTSLKADDPVKRVVSP, encoded by the coding sequence ATGGACCTCGTTGACGCCGTCGACGCCGAGGGGGTCGTCTGCGCGGTCGGCGCGGGCGGGAAGAAATCGCTCCTGTACGCGCTCGCGGGCCGCGTCGAGCGCGCCGCAGTCACCGCGACCGTCCGCATCCCGATCTTCGACGAACACGTCTCGCGGGTCGTCGTCACCGACGACCCGGCGACCGTCGTCCGCGAGACCGCGGAGTGGCCGGTCGGGGTCGTCCCGGAGCGCGAGCGCGAGGACCGGTACCGCGGCTACGAGCCAGCGGAAATCGCGAGTCTCGCCGACGCGGGCGCTGACGCCGTGCTCGTGAAGGCCGACGGCGCGCGCACCCGCCGCGTGAAGGCGCCAGGCGATCACGAACCCCAGATTCCGGGGTGCGCGGACGTCGTGGTGCCGATTGCGAGCGTGCGGTCGGTCGGCGAGCCGCTCGACGAGGGCGTCGCCCACCGTCCCGAGCGCGTCGCAGCCATCACCGGCCGCTCCGTGGGCGACGAGATCCGTGCCGAGGACGTCGCGACGGTGCTCGCCCACTCCGACGGTGGGATGAAGGGAATCCCGGAGGGAGCCACGGTGATTCCGCTCGTGAACATGGCCGACGACGCCGCGCTCGTCGAGACAGCCGAGGAGATCGCCGCGGGCGTCCACGAGCGCGCGGACGTGCCGAAGGTCGTCGTCACCTCGCTGAAAGCTGACGACCCGGTGAAGCGCGTCGTCTCGCCGTAG
- a CDS encoding MarR family transcriptional regulator, producing MNRRTLARLAACLVFASAVVAGSAAPVAAQPGVQAVEYTGDSDVPDDQTSLTLWRSGPHQFDVTVAGAGNDSSGRACLVAQPVDGNESQELACESFQVPANGTTTVTVGVSEWPAELTGQQEVRVELRSAEDSRLLAASSFGATVIERDGDVDGDGLTNEQEVEVGSSFRVPDTDGDGLDDGEEVETYGTDPTSEDTDGDGLDDAAEVEEHDTDPTAADSDDDGLSDARELEVGTNPTRADTDGDGLDDGEEVNTYQTDPTNPDTDDDGLDDAAEVEEHDTDPTSGDTDDDGLADNLEVNTYGTDPNKVDTDEDGLDDAAEVEEHGTDPTDPDTDDDGLDDAAEVNTYGTNPSEADTDDDGLDDGEEVNTYQTDPTDPDTDGDGQNDLAEVRAEESGRIPLWVLGLAGVATLAATYVVASYRLDGVSLVDVWARLPTPDESSGGTAATTSPESENAGRSSGGSESTEDVAVEFLSAEEHVVKLLEDNGGRMQQSNIVEETGWSKAKTSRVLSEMADEGEVVKIQLGRGNVVSLPGELPPGVDPPE from the coding sequence ATGAACCGACGAACGCTCGCCCGGCTCGCGGCGTGTCTCGTCTTCGCGAGCGCGGTCGTCGCCGGGTCGGCGGCACCGGTCGCGGCCCAGCCCGGGGTGCAGGCGGTCGAGTACACGGGAGACAGCGACGTCCCGGACGACCAGACGTCGCTGACGCTGTGGCGCTCGGGTCCCCACCAGTTCGACGTCACGGTCGCCGGAGCGGGCAACGACAGCAGCGGCCGGGCGTGTCTCGTCGCGCAGCCCGTCGACGGCAACGAGAGCCAGGAGCTGGCCTGCGAGTCCTTCCAGGTGCCGGCGAACGGGACGACGACGGTCACGGTCGGCGTCTCCGAGTGGCCGGCGGAGCTCACCGGCCAGCAGGAGGTGCGCGTCGAACTCCGGTCGGCGGAGGACTCGCGGTTGCTCGCGGCGTCGTCGTTCGGCGCGACCGTCATCGAGCGGGACGGCGACGTCGACGGCGACGGCCTGACGAACGAGCAGGAGGTCGAGGTCGGGTCCAGCTTCCGCGTGCCCGACACGGACGGCGACGGGCTCGACGACGGCGAGGAGGTCGAGACGTACGGCACCGACCCGACGAGCGAGGACACGGACGGCGACGGGCTCGACGACGCCGCCGAAGTCGAGGAGCACGACACCGACCCGACGGCAGCCGACTCCGACGACGACGGGCTCTCGGACGCACGCGAACTCGAAGTCGGCACGAACCCGACGCGGGCGGACACTGACGGCGACGGCCTCGACGACGGCGAGGAGGTCAACACCTACCAGACCGACCCGACTAACCCGGACACGGACGACGACGGGCTCGACGACGCCGCCGAAGTCGAGGAGCACGACACCGACCCGACGAGCGGCGATACGGACGACGACGGCCTCGCGGACAACCTCGAAGTGAACACGTACGGCACGGACCCGAACAAGGTCGACACCGACGAGGACGGCCTCGACGACGCCGCCGAAGTCGAGGAGCACGGCACTGACCCGACTGACCCCGACACGGACGACGACGGCCTCGACGACGCTGCCGAAGTGAACACGTACGGCACGAACCCGAGCGAGGCGGACACGGACGACGACGGCCTCGACGACGGCGAGGAAGTCAACACTTACCAGACCGACCCGACTGACCCGGACACGGACGGCGACGGCCAGAACGACCTCGCGGAGGTCCGCGCCGAGGAGTCCGGTCGCATCCCGCTGTGGGTGCTCGGACTCGCGGGCGTCGCCACCCTCGCCGCGACTTACGTCGTTGCGTCTTACCGTCTCGACGGCGTCTCGCTCGTCGACGTCTGGGCTCGGCTCCCGACGCCCGACGAGTCGAGCGGCGGTACGGCCGCCACGACCAGCCCCGAGAGCGAGAACGCCGGGCGGAGCTCCGGGGGTTCGGAGTCGACGGAGGACGTGGCGGTGGAGTTCCTCTCCGCGGAGGAGCACGTCGTGAAGCTCCTCGAGGACAACGGCGGCCGGATGCAGCAGTCGAACATCGTCGAGGAGACCGGGTGGTCGAAGGCCAAGACCAGCCGCGTGCTCTCGGAGATGGCCGACGAGGGCGAGGTCGTGAAGATACAGCTCGGCCGCGGGAACGTCGTCTCCCTGCCCGGGGAGCTCCCGCCCGGCGTCGACCCGCCGGAGTGA
- a CDS encoding DUF2250 domain-containing protein, protein MHEAAPSQPAWSRPADATILAFLADREPEYPAIVANRIGMHTPYVESRFEVLAERGLVEAVTGEVVYRVTERGERALDAGILPE, encoded by the coding sequence ATGCACGAGGCAGCGCCCAGCCAACCAGCGTGGAGTCGGCCCGCGGACGCCACCATCCTGGCGTTCCTCGCGGACCGCGAACCCGAGTACCCCGCCATCGTCGCGAACCGCATCGGCATGCACACGCCGTACGTCGAGTCCCGCTTCGAGGTGCTGGCCGAGCGCGGCCTCGTCGAAGCCGTCACCGGAGAAGTGGTCTACCGGGTGACCGAGCGCGGCGAGCGCGCGCTCGACGCCGGGATCTTGCCCGAGTGA
- a CDS encoding PAS domain-containing sensor histidine kinase translates to MGTELLDRQESFQSLVDHLDGVAVWFTSGRDRFDYISDGFEEIWGIPAEEIEDDPSRLVETIHPDDRERVRANMEQSDPDEIANSYEGRIVRPDGSVRWLQNQQIPVRDDDGNVSTVIGISTDITEQKRRENELDALNRILRHDIRNDVNVVLGWADLLGDHVDDEGRPYLQRIVTAGRHVHELTEVAGEYAQTVTDDGDLDTHPVSLRETLRHVVEVRRESFPEAEFVVDGEIPDVRVTANELLGSVFRNLLNNAVQHNDKDDPVVEIRCETTDDTATVHVADNGPGVPAHQKQLVFEQGERGLGSTGTGMGMYLVRTLVDQYDGEVEIEDNEPTGSVFSVTLPRAA, encoded by the coding sequence ATGGGGACCGAACTGCTCGACCGGCAGGAGAGCTTCCAGTCGCTGGTCGACCACCTCGACGGCGTCGCGGTCTGGTTCACGTCCGGACGGGACCGATTCGACTACATCAGCGACGGGTTCGAGGAGATCTGGGGCATCCCGGCCGAGGAAATCGAGGACGACCCGTCGCGCCTCGTGGAGACGATTCACCCCGACGACCGCGAGCGCGTTCGCGCGAACATGGAGCAGTCCGACCCGGACGAAATCGCGAACTCGTACGAGGGCCGCATCGTCCGGCCGGACGGGTCGGTGCGGTGGCTGCAGAACCAGCAGATTCCGGTCCGCGACGACGACGGCAACGTCTCCACGGTCATCGGCATCTCGACGGACATCACCGAGCAGAAGCGCCGCGAGAACGAGCTGGACGCGCTCAACCGGATTCTCCGCCACGACATCCGCAACGACGTCAACGTCGTGCTCGGGTGGGCGGACCTGCTCGGAGACCACGTCGACGACGAGGGCCGACCCTACCTCCAGCGGATCGTGACCGCGGGCAGACACGTCCACGAACTCACGGAGGTCGCCGGCGAGTACGCGCAGACGGTGACCGACGACGGCGACCTCGACACGCACCCGGTTTCGCTCCGCGAGACGCTCCGGCACGTCGTCGAAGTGCGGCGCGAGTCGTTCCCGGAGGCCGAGTTCGTCGTCGACGGCGAGATCCCGGACGTCCGGGTGACGGCGAACGAGCTGCTCGGCTCCGTCTTCCGGAACCTCCTGAACAACGCGGTCCAGCACAACGACAAGGACGACCCCGTCGTCGAGATTCGCTGCGAGACCACTGACGACACTGCCACGGTACACGTCGCGGACAACGGCCCGGGAGTCCCCGCCCACCAGAAGCAGTTGGTCTTCGAGCAGGGCGAGCGGGGTCTCGGCAGCACGGGCACCGGGATGGGCATGTACCTCGTCCGGACGCTGGTCGACCAGTACGACGGCGAGGTCGAGATCGAGGACAACGAGCCGACGGGCAGCGTCTTCTCGGTCACGCTCCCCAGAGCGGCCTGA
- a CDS encoding helix-turn-helix transcriptional regulator, with protein sequence MDDLTGFQRDLLAVTAGLDEPNGLDIKAELEQYYEADINHGRLYPNLDTLVEKGLVEKRQRDERTNEYALTQRGDRELRARRKWENRYVDEAVEELDDEHLLLAN encoded by the coding sequence ATGGACGACCTCACCGGCTTCCAGCGCGACCTCCTCGCCGTCACGGCGGGACTGGACGAACCGAACGGCCTCGACATCAAGGCCGAACTCGAACAGTACTACGAGGCGGACATCAACCACGGCCGCCTCTACCCGAACCTCGACACGCTCGTCGAGAAGGGGCTCGTGGAGAAGCGCCAGCGCGACGAGCGCACCAACGAGTACGCGCTCACGCAGCGCGGCGACCGCGAGCTGCGCGCGCGCCGCAAGTGGGAGAACCGATACGTCGACGAGGCCGTCGAGGAACTGGACGACGAGCACCTCCTCCTCGCGAACTGA
- a CDS encoding universal stress protein, translating to MERAIAVVDASDSAKSLVREAGELAAGVDAELLLVHVTTDDEYAERRESMMSVPSLDVNYTVDEALDGAEKYAKDVGRDVLDGVDVAYEPVGRLGDLGDEVLSLAEERDADHVFVAGRKRSPAGKAIFGDVTQRIILEFDGAVTVVTT from the coding sequence ATGGAGCGCGCCATCGCAGTCGTCGACGCGTCCGACTCCGCGAAGTCCCTCGTCCGGGAGGCGGGCGAGCTCGCAGCGGGCGTGGACGCCGAGCTACTGCTGGTCCACGTGACCACCGACGACGAGTACGCCGAGCGCCGCGAGTCGATGATGAGCGTCCCGAGCCTCGACGTCAACTACACCGTCGACGAGGCACTCGACGGCGCCGAGAAGTACGCGAAGGACGTCGGCCGCGACGTCCTCGACGGTGTCGACGTCGCCTACGAGCCGGTCGGTCGCCTCGGCGATCTGGGCGACGAGGTGCTGTCCCTGGCGGAGGAGCGCGACGCCGACCACGTCTTCGTGGCGGGCCGCAAGCGCTCCCCGGCCGGGAAGGCCATCTTCGGGGACGTCACCCAGCGCATCATCCTCGAGTTCGACGGCGCTGTCACCGTCGTCACGACCTGA
- a CDS encoding GAF domain-containing protein, which translates to MNHESYLRAVGLPEYADGDTSAAERGAALVARPPHATVDADTVEDCYVYPVPELGPDGSCGVGLADEPYNLAPICGLEYEPERLRDHPNTARLVALDETVRRLAEETNPDWLGVYRRATDSDGEEVLVKEAYVGDPSRAEFPLTEAFAERSNNTTVGLTGEAVLVDDVEEYDGPYYECDDSVRSEFCCPILVGDDVVGIVDAEAHEPDFFTDERVLAIAGACAALADSDLLTPPRVEA; encoded by the coding sequence ATGAACCACGAGTCCTACCTCCGGGCCGTGGGCCTCCCGGAGTACGCCGACGGCGACACGAGCGCCGCCGAACGCGGCGCGGCGCTCGTCGCGCGCCCCCCGCACGCCACCGTCGACGCCGATACCGTCGAAGACTGCTACGTCTACCCCGTGCCCGAGCTCGGACCGGACGGTTCCTGTGGTGTGGGTCTCGCCGACGAGCCGTACAACCTCGCGCCCATCTGCGGGCTGGAGTACGAGCCCGAGCGCCTCCGCGACCACCCGAACACCGCGCGCCTGGTCGCGCTCGACGAGACCGTCCGCCGGCTCGCCGAGGAGACGAACCCGGACTGGCTCGGCGTCTACCGCCGCGCCACCGACTCCGACGGCGAGGAAGTGCTCGTGAAGGAAGCCTACGTCGGCGACCCCTCGCGCGCCGAGTTCCCGCTCACCGAAGCGTTCGCCGAGCGCTCGAACAACACCACCGTCGGGCTCACTGGCGAGGCCGTGCTCGTCGACGACGTCGAGGAGTACGACGGCCCGTACTACGAGTGCGACGACAGCGTCCGCAGCGAGTTCTGCTGTCCCATCCTCGTCGGCGACGACGTCGTCGGCATCGTCGACGCCGAGGCCCACGAGCCCGACTTCTTCACCGACGAGCGCGTGCTCGCCATCGCCGGGGCGTGCGCCGCGCTCGCCGACTCGGACCTCCTCACACCGCCCCGCGTCGAGGCGTGA
- a CDS encoding molecular chaperone TorD family protein, whose protein sequence is MSLDQQALYDARLELVDYLIDALYDTPDEAFVERLLDGGLDTPADSINDDLDTGFEYLHEFVEANDGRDPETVTDELAKEFTRVFVGPRPPVQPHETYHREDTDFLSSGLAEVEASYGAAGWKVPESVSEEADYVGVELLFLRNLLRRQQAGEEEAVGFERVFLDEHFSTWLDDLLADVGDATDEPFYLAAVHVLRGFVEFERDLVA, encoded by the coding sequence ATGAGCTTGGACCAGCAGGCACTCTACGACGCGCGACTCGAACTCGTCGACTACCTGATCGACGCACTCTACGACACCCCCGACGAGGCGTTCGTCGAACGCCTCCTCGACGGCGGCCTCGACACGCCCGCCGACTCCATCAACGACGACCTCGACACGGGCTTCGAGTACCTCCACGAGTTCGTCGAGGCGAACGACGGCCGCGACCCCGAAACGGTCACCGACGAGCTCGCCAAGGAGTTCACGCGAGTGTTCGTCGGGCCGCGGCCGCCCGTCCAGCCCCACGAGACGTACCACCGTGAGGACACGGACTTCCTCTCCTCCGGGCTCGCGGAGGTCGAAGCGAGCTACGGCGCGGCGGGCTGGAAGGTCCCGGAGTCGGTCAGCGAGGAAGCCGACTACGTCGGCGTCGAACTCCTGTTCCTGCGGAATCTCTTGCGCCGCCAGCAGGCCGGCGAGGAGGAAGCCGTCGGCTTCGAGCGCGTGTTCCTCGACGAGCACTTCTCGACGTGGCTGGACGACCTCCTCGCGGACGTCGGCGACGCCACCGACGAGCCGTTCTACCTCGCCGCGGTACACGTGCTCCGCGGGTTCGTCGAGTTCGAACGCGACCTCGTCGCGTAG